The following are from one region of the Oncorhynchus masou masou isolate Uvic2021 chromosome 24, UVic_Omas_1.1, whole genome shotgun sequence genome:
- the LOC135511557 gene encoding microfibril-associated glycoprotein 4-like isoform X1, giving the protein MSILLLALLVPVMVQSSLHPVDCDEVYRSGSGQNGVYTIYPAGPTSPVQVFCDMGFESAFRGKWTLIQSRQDGSVNFYRKWDQYKSGFGSAAGEYWLGLETMHLMTMKGTYELRVDMEDFEGNKVYAQYSSFSVGPEAEGYLLTLGSFKDGGAGDSLVFHNGHKFTTLDKDQDLNDANCAQVYYGGFWYTNCHATNPNGIYAWGESTFGIGINWNSWKGYTYSLKAITMKIRPAPA; this is encoded by the exons ATG TCCATCTTGCTGCTGGCTCTACTGGTCCCCGTGATGGTGCAGTCCTCCCTGCATCCAGTGGACTGTGATGAGGTCTATAGATCAGGTTCTGGACAAAACGGGGTCTACACCATCTACCCTGCAGGACCTACCTCACCTGTCCAGGTCTTCTGTGACATGGGGTTTGAAAGTGCATTTCGAGGAAAGTGGACG CTGATTCAGAGCCGACAGGATGGATCAGTGAACTTCTACAGGAAGTGGGATCAGTACAAGAGTGGTTTTGGGAGCGCAGCTGGAGAGTACTGGCTGG GGCTGGAGACAATGCATCTCATGACTATGAAAGGAACCTATGAGCTGAGGGTGGACATGGAGGACTTTGAGGGGAATAAGGTCTATGCTCAGTACTCTTCCTTCTCTGTTGGACCAGAGGCTGAAGGATACCTGCTAACACTGGGCTCATTCAAAGATGGAGGAGCAG GAGATTCTCTGGTTTTTCACAATGGTCACAAATTTACAACGTTAGATAAAGACCAGGACCTTAACGACGCCAACTGTGCCCAGGTGTACTACGGAGGATTTTGGTACACCAACTGCCATGCTACTAACCCCAATGGTATATATGCATGGGGCGAGTCTACCTTTGGTATTGGCATCAACTGGAATTCATGGAAAGGCTATACATACTCCCTGAAAGCCATCACCATGAAGATCAGACCAGCCCCAGCATAG